CAGCCGTTCTTCCGTCAGGAACGGTCCCTGCGAGAGGACCACATGGGTCCCGCTGTCGGCCCGGGCCAGGGAGAGATCGACGACGGTCTCCCGGTCGTCGGGTGCCGGTTCTTCCCACGAGAACGTGTAGACCACGCGCCAGGGCGGGTCGATTTCCAGGAACGTACCGGAGAGATGGAACGGCTCGCCCTCCGGCGGGGCCATGGTGAACCGGTAGCGGCCGCCGGCCACCAGATTGACCTCCACCGCCGGGATGGTAAAGCCGTGCGGGCCCCACCAGGCTGCCAGTTCGTCCGGTTCCGTCAGCAGCCGGAATGTTTCCTCCGGCTTAGCAGGGACCGTGCATTCCAGGTTCAGGACCAGGCCGGACGTGTGCTCGCTCATCGTTCCACTCTGCCACCACCGGTGTCCGGCGAACAGGTGGCAGTGGGACCCGGCAGGAGGCACATTCCGCCTGTGCGAGCCAGGCTTCCTTCGGCCAGTTGGTGGGACAATGGAGCCAGGACTCCTGTCACGGTGCCGGCCCCGGCACCGGCACCTTCCGCTCAACAAACCAGGAGGGGATCCTGATGGACCCCACCACTGTCATCGCGATTATTGTCGTCATCCTGCTGCTCATCGTGGCGAGGATGTCCATCCGGATTGTGCGCCAATACGAGAAGGGCGTGCTCTTCCGGCTCGGCAGGGTCATCGGTGTCAGGGATCCCGGGCTGCGGCTGATCGTCCCGGTCATCGACCGCCTGCCGCTGGTCAGCCTGCGGATCGTCACCATGCCCATCCAGTCCCAGGGCATCATCACCCAGGACAACGTGAGCGTGGACGTCTCGGCCGTGGCCTACTACCGCGTGGTGGACGCCGTGAAGTCCATTGTCGCCATCGAAAACGTTGCCGCGGCCATCGACCAGATCGCCCAGACCACCCTGCGGAAAGTCGTGGGCCAGCACACCCTGGACCAGACCCTGTCCGAGACCGCGCGCATCAACGCTGACATCCGGAAAATCCTCGATGTGCTCAGCGTCGAGTGGGGCGTGGAGGTCACGCTGGTTGAGCTGAAGGACATCCAGCTGCCTGAAAGCATGAAGCGGGCCATGGCCCGCCAGGCTGAAGCTGAACGCGAGAAGAGGGCAAAGATCATCGCCGCCGAAGGCGAGGCCATCGCCGCCACGGCGCTCGGCGACGCGTCGGACACCATGATGGCCCACCCGCTGGCCCTGCAGCTCAGGAACCTGCAGTCCCTCGTGGAGATCGGCGTCGACAAGAACACCACCGTTGTTTTCCCGGCGCCGCTTATGAGTACCATCGGCGAACTCTCGGCGTTCCTGGCCCGGGAGGGCCAGGCGGCATCGTCCGGTAAGCCACCCATCAAGGCCGCCTGAACGCCGCTCGCCGTAAAATCCCCGCCGTTCGGCGCGCCAACAGTACGTTTGCTGATGATTTGCATGATGATTGCCCAAGGCAAGGGGCCTGGGCTCATCAAGGTCTTACGCCTCTGGATCGATCAGACATCGACGTCATCGACAAGTAAAAGGAATCAACCATGGGCTTCCTGGACCGTGACCACTCCATCGCCCCGCCGGGCTTCAACCGCTGGCTGGTCCCTCCGGCGGCGCTC
This region of Arthrobacter sp. DNA4 genomic DNA includes:
- a CDS encoding SRPBCC domain-containing protein, yielding MSEHTSGLVLNLECTVPAKPEETFRLLTEPDELAAWWGPHGFTIPAVEVNLVAGGRYRFTMAPPEGEPFHLSGTFLEIDPPWRVVYTFSWEEPAPDDRETVVDLSLARADSGTHVVLSQGPFLTEERLALHTAGWSDSFQKLGTVLAGRA
- a CDS encoding slipin family protein, with the translated sequence MDPTTVIAIIVVILLLIVARMSIRIVRQYEKGVLFRLGRVIGVRDPGLRLIVPVIDRLPLVSLRIVTMPIQSQGIITQDNVSVDVSAVAYYRVVDAVKSIVAIENVAAAIDQIAQTTLRKVVGQHTLDQTLSETARINADIRKILDVLSVEWGVEVTLVELKDIQLPESMKRAMARQAEAEREKRAKIIAAEGEAIAATALGDASDTMMAHPLALQLRNLQSLVEIGVDKNTTVVFPAPLMSTIGELSAFLAREGQAASSGKPPIKAA